A portion of the Thermotoga sp. SG1 genome contains these proteins:
- a CDS encoding SHOCT domain-containing protein translates to MYEFLLAHTGEEWDWHDMMMGPGWFGWGGWIGFIFMLVFLVLAVVFVVWLFRLLGEGPSQKSSKSRALEILAERYAKGEIDDEEYEKRKRKILEEG, encoded by the coding sequence ATGTATGAATTTCTTCTGGCCCACACCGGCGAGGAGTGGGACTGGCACGATATGATGATGGGACCAGGATGGTTTGGATGGGGAGGATGGATCGGTTTCATCTTCATGCTGGTCTTCCTGGTTCTGGCAGTCGTTTTCGTCGTGTGGCTCTTCAGACTTCTGGGAGAGGGACCAAGCCAAAAGTCTTCGAAATCAAGGGCACTGGAGATACTGGCAGAAAGATATGCGAAAGGAGAGATAGACGACGAAGAATACGAAAAGAGGAAAAGGAAGATCCTGGAAGAAGGTTGA
- a CDS encoding MBL fold metallo-hydrolase yields MRKDEYRSTLIEPGVWHITDYRGGSMYLVVGNEKALLIDTGMGEGDLKSFIGSITEKPVEVVLTHAHWDHIMQAGQFERVYLNHRDFQIIELFKIKVDHRNFLDVREKERFNLGGRELEVIEVPGHTPGSIVFLDRENKLLFSGDAVGAGHTWMHLPGCLPLREYLESLKKLKEIDSFEKIYHGHLSGTQLKPFEPDYLEDLIKAVEGVNDGSLKGETYPYGNFKGLYVTYGKAVLVYNPENI; encoded by the coding sequence ATGAGAAAAGATGAATACAGATCCACCCTGATAGAACCTGGCGTATGGCATATTACGGACTACAGAGGAGGAAGCATGTATCTGGTGGTAGGAAACGAGAAAGCCCTCCTCATAGACACCGGTATGGGGGAAGGAGACCTAAAGAGCTTCATAGGATCCATCACGGAAAAACCTGTCGAGGTTGTTCTCACCCACGCCCACTGGGATCATATCATGCAAGCTGGCCAGTTTGAAAGGGTGTATCTCAATCACAGGGACTTTCAAATCATAGAACTTTTCAAAATAAAAGTGGATCACAGAAACTTTCTGGATGTGAGAGAAAAAGAGCGTTTCAATCTTGGTGGGAGGGAACTGGAGGTCATCGAAGTTCCAGGGCACACTCCCGGCTCGATCGTCTTTCTGGACAGAGAAAACAAGCTCCTTTTCAGCGGAGACGCAGTGGGAGCAGGACACACCTGGATGCACCTTCCTGGATGTCTTCCTTTGAGAGAGTATCTCGAAAGCCTGAAAAAACTCAAAGAGATTGACAGCTTCGAGAAGATCTACCATGGACATTTGAGCGGCACACAACTAAAGCCTTTTGAACCAGATTATCTGGAAGACCTGATAAAGGCTGTAGAAGGTGTTAACGATGGATCACTGAAGGGTGAGACATATCCTTATGGGAACTTCAAGGGCCTTTATGTAACGTACGGCAAGGCGGTGCTGGTGTACAATCCAGAGAACATCTGA
- a CDS encoding class I SAM-dependent methyltransferase has translation MWDVFESFVKEYEGWFLKHKFAYLSELRAVKTLLPEGKGVEIGVGTGRFAAPLKIKIGVEPSKRMGEIARRRGILVMEGTAENLPLKDESFDFALMVTTICFVDDPLKALQETKRMIKKGGYILVGIVDRESFLGREYEKKKEKSLFYKRARFFSTEEIVHLMKKAGFEDFRMVQTLFKHPSKLTDVEPVREGHGEGAFVVIRGKRG, from the coding sequence GTGTGGGATGTCTTTGAAAGTTTCGTGAAGGAGTACGAGGGATGGTTTTTAAAACACAAATTCGCCTATCTTTCTGAGCTCAGAGCGGTAAAGACCCTTCTTCCAGAGGGAAAGGGAGTGGAAATAGGTGTTGGCACAGGAAGATTTGCAGCTCCTTTGAAAATAAAGATCGGTGTGGAACCTTCAAAGCGCATGGGAGAGATTGCAAGAAGAAGGGGAATACTGGTGATGGAAGGAACAGCAGAGAATTTGCCTTTGAAGGATGAAAGCTTCGATTTTGCCCTGATGGTTACCACGATCTGCTTTGTGGACGATCCGCTGAAGGCCCTTCAGGAAACAAAAAGGATGATCAAAAAGGGTGGTTACATCCTTGTTGGGATTGTGGACAGAGAAAGCTTTCTGGGAAGAGAGTACGAAAAAAAGAAAGAAAAAAGCCTCTTCTACAAACGTGCAAGATTCTTCTCCACTGAAGAGATAGTGCACCTGATGAAGAAAGCAGGTTTCGAGGATTTCAGGATGGTTCAAACCCTTTTCAAACATCCCTCAAAACTCACCGATGTTGAGCCTGTCAGGGAAGGGCACGGCGAAGGGGCTTTTGTGGTGATCAGAGGAAAGAGGGGCTGA
- a CDS encoding heavy metal translocating P-type ATPase has protein sequence MKNEKRPPTDHHVHHSIHENHGHHVHEDQEKRTHKIHAHHGHSHEEHHKIMMKDFKKRFIVSLILTVPILFLAPLIQSFFNFSISFPGDRYVLFVLSSFVYFYGGWPFLKGLVDELKKKLPGMMTLIALAITVAFSYSVAVTFGLTGKTFYWELATLIDIMLLGHYIEMRSVLGASRALEELVKLMPTEAHLVTSEGVRDISVSELKKEDVVLVKPGEKIPSDGVVIEGETSVNEAMLTGESKPVHKKVGDEVIGGSINLEGAIKVKIERTGKDTYLMQVVELVKQAQETRSRTQDLANKAAFWLTLIAIGAGSTTLITWLTLGKPFVFALERMVTVMVITCPHALGLAVPLVVAVSTALSAKKGILIRNREAFERAKDIQVVVFDKTGTLTEGRFEVSNVVPLMDLDEEKILSYAASLESQSSHPIAQGIVEKAREINAKILEVKESKVFPGKGVQGFLEGKEVMVVSPGFLRENGIWVEDERINAILEQGKTVVFLVVDKKVVGAIALADKIRPESQEAVRRLHEMGIKTYMLTGDNAKVAKWVAEELKLDGFFAEVLPHQKSEKIQELQREGYIVAMVGDGINDAPALIQANVGIAIGAGTDVAIESADIVLVRSDPRDVTSAIHLAKVTYRKMVQNLAWATGYNAFAIPLAAGVLYSYGILLSPAIGALLMSLSTVIVAINARLLKA, from the coding sequence ATGAAGAATGAAAAACGCCCTCCCACAGACCATCATGTTCATCACTCGATACACGAGAACCATGGGCATCACGTTCATGAGGATCAAGAAAAACGCACCCACAAAATTCATGCCCATCACGGCCATTCCCACGAAGAACACCACAAAATAATGATGAAAGACTTCAAGAAAAGATTCATCGTTTCACTCATTCTTACAGTGCCCATTCTGTTTCTTGCTCCCCTCATACAGAGCTTCTTCAACTTCAGCATATCGTTTCCAGGTGACCGTTATGTTCTCTTCGTGCTTTCATCCTTTGTTTACTTCTACGGTGGATGGCCGTTTTTAAAAGGCCTTGTTGATGAGCTGAAAAAGAAACTTCCCGGCATGATGACATTGATAGCGCTTGCTATCACGGTTGCCTTCTCCTATAGTGTCGCTGTCACCTTCGGACTGACCGGTAAAACCTTCTATTGGGAACTCGCCACCCTGATCGATATCATGCTCCTTGGACACTACATAGAAATGAGATCTGTACTCGGTGCTTCACGAGCCCTGGAAGAACTTGTAAAACTCATGCCTACAGAGGCACACCTTGTTACTTCAGAAGGTGTAAGGGACATCTCAGTCAGTGAATTGAAGAAAGAGGATGTAGTTCTTGTGAAACCCGGCGAGAAGATACCATCCGATGGAGTTGTGATAGAAGGAGAAACCAGTGTAAACGAAGCGATGCTCACAGGGGAATCCAAACCTGTTCACAAGAAAGTCGGAGATGAGGTCATAGGTGGATCTATAAATCTTGAAGGTGCCATCAAAGTAAAGATAGAAAGAACTGGGAAGGATACTTACCTCATGCAGGTAGTCGAGCTAGTAAAACAGGCACAAGAAACAAGATCAAGGACTCAGGATCTCGCTAACAAAGCAGCATTCTGGCTGACGTTGATCGCCATAGGTGCTGGCAGTACCACCTTGATCACCTGGCTGACTCTTGGTAAACCTTTCGTCTTTGCCCTTGAAAGGATGGTCACGGTGATGGTGATCACCTGTCCGCACGCTCTTGGACTCGCAGTACCTCTGGTTGTTGCTGTATCGACCGCCCTTTCGGCAAAAAAGGGTATACTGATCAGAAACCGCGAAGCTTTCGAAAGAGCAAAGGATATTCAGGTTGTTGTTTTCGACAAAACAGGGACGCTCACAGAAGGTAGATTTGAAGTGAGCAACGTTGTTCCCTTAATGGATCTGGACGAGGAAAAAATACTCAGTTATGCTGCCAGTCTGGAGAGTCAATCCTCCCATCCGATAGCCCAGGGTATCGTTGAAAAAGCAAGAGAAATCAATGCGAAGATACTGGAAGTGAAGGAATCAAAGGTATTTCCTGGAAAGGGTGTTCAGGGATTTCTAGAAGGAAAAGAAGTGATGGTTGTGAGTCCGGGTTTTCTCAGAGAAAACGGTATATGGGTTGAAGACGAAAGGATCAACGCCATTCTTGAACAGGGAAAAACCGTTGTATTCCTTGTTGTTGACAAAAAAGTAGTTGGGGCAATTGCTCTTGCAGACAAAATCAGACCGGAATCACAAGAAGCTGTGAGAAGACTGCATGAAATGGGCATCAAAACGTATATGCTGACAGGAGATAACGCGAAAGTGGCGAAATGGGTTGCAGAAGAGCTAAAACTTGATGGATTCTTTGCGGAAGTGCTTCCCCATCAAAAATCGGAGAAGATCCAAGAACTCCAGAGAGAAGGTTACATCGTGGCTATGGTAGGAGATGGTATAAACGACGCACCAGCGCTAATACAAGCCAACGTAGGAATCGCAATCGGTGCAGGAACAGATGTGGCAATAGAAAGTGCTGATATCGTTCTTGTCAGGAGTGATCCCAGAGACGTTACATCTGCAATACATCTTGCAAAGGTTACTTACAGAAAAATGGTTCAGAATCTGGCATGGGCAACCGGATACAATGCTTTTGCGATTCCCCTTGCGGCCGGCGTTCTGTACAGTTACGGTATACTTCTCAGTCCAGCGATAGGAGCGTTGTTGATGAGTTTGAGTACCGTTATAGTGGCAATAAACGCTAGATTGTTGAAAGCATAA
- a CDS encoding 6-phospho-beta-glucosidase, translated as MRIAVIGGGSSYTPELIKGLLDISSDVEIDEVIFYDINEEKQKIVVDFVKRLVKDRFKVLISDSFESAVVDAKYVIFQFRPGGLKGREKDESIPLKYGLIGQETTGVGGFSAALRAFPVVEEYIEIVRKVSSATIINFTNPSGHITEFVRNYLSYEKFIGLCNVPINFIREIAEMFSVNLNDVFLKYYGLNHLSFIEKVYVRGKDVTEKVFENLKLRLSNIPAEDFPTWFYDSVRLLVNPYLRYYLMEKKMFKKITSHELRSREVMKIEEQLLEKYKTAAEIPEELSKRGGSMYSTAAAHLIRDLEKDEGRIHIVNTKNNGSITNLPDDYVLEVPSYVRSGRVHTLSQGEGDLFALSFVHALKMYERLTIEAYLRRSKKLALKALLSHPLGPDVEDAKDLLEEILEVNSEFVKLE; from the coding sequence ATGAGGATCGCAGTGATAGGAGGAGGAAGCAGTTACACTCCGGAGCTGATAAAGGGGCTTTTGGACATCTCCAGTGATGTCGAGATTGACGAAGTGATCTTCTACGACATCAATGAAGAAAAACAGAAAATCGTCGTTGACTTCGTGAAAAGACTTGTAAAAGATAGATTCAAGGTGCTGATCAGTGATTCTTTTGAAAGTGCGGTGGTAGACGCAAAGTACGTGATCTTCCAGTTCAGACCAGGAGGACTGAAGGGAAGAGAAAAAGACGAGAGCATACCACTGAAATATGGCCTCATTGGACAGGAAACAACAGGGGTGGGAGGATTCTCAGCAGCTCTGAGGGCTTTTCCTGTTGTGGAAGAATACATCGAAATTGTGAGAAAGGTCTCGAGTGCCACCATAATAAACTTCACCAATCCTTCTGGTCATATCACTGAGTTCGTCAGGAACTATCTTAGTTATGAAAAGTTCATAGGTCTTTGCAACGTTCCCATAAACTTCATCCGTGAGATCGCAGAGATGTTCTCCGTAAATCTCAACGATGTCTTTCTCAAGTACTATGGCTTGAATCACCTGAGTTTCATAGAGAAGGTCTACGTGAGAGGAAAAGACGTGACAGAGAAGGTCTTTGAGAATTTGAAATTGAGACTTTCTAACATACCAGCCGAAGATTTCCCGACGTGGTTCTACGACTCTGTAAGACTCCTTGTGAATCCATATTTGAGATACTACCTGATGGAAAAGAAGATGTTCAAAAAGATCACTTCCCACGAACTCAGATCGAGGGAGGTCATGAAGATAGAAGAGCAGCTTCTAGAAAAGTACAAGACCGCCGCTGAGATACCAGAGGAACTCTCAAAACGTGGAGGAAGTATGTACTCCACAGCGGCAGCACATTTGATAAGGGATCTTGAAAAGGACGAAGGCAGGATCCACATCGTGAACACGAAAAACAACGGATCGATCACAAACCTCCCAGACGATTACGTCCTTGAGGTTCCATCTTACGTGAGATCCGGAAGGGTTCACACCCTCTCTCAAGGAGAAGGAGATCTCTTTGCTCTCTCTTTCGTTCACGCTTTGAAGATGTACGAGCGTCTCACAATAGAGGCGTACCTGAGAAGATCAAAGAAACTAGCTTTGAAGGCCTTACTTTCTCATCCTCTGGGGCCGGATGTGGAAGACGCAAAAGATCTTCTCGAAGAGATACTGGAAGTAAACAGTGAGTTTGTGAAACTAGAATAA
- a CDS encoding RND family transporter, whose amino-acid sequence MFSLFEKYTLFAFKNRKKIFAVVLILNILALFGLFRLNFTTEFSILMPQRSHQKEIYDKMGSIFKSGEQLVVMVKTRFDPLSGEGIDEIFKIKEKLSSVEGVKMIIPPIPEKFPAGFRLVGTKNMSEEQYRDFLSYVENMKDFLNVKKMEDGYYSLFMILPRDSVNPNEIERALSGYEHYLSGTEYLEDQIFRYLLFMIFTLPPLAIVLLLNVFRVQLGRFKYAILSLIPAGFAALWTLGYVMGWMGQNLSIITVLVPIFTIVMGSADGLHFVSHFLERKKEGESTFIAIKDTLESVGRAMILTTLTTMAGFLSFLTLNSQSMKQMGLLAAIGIGLAGVSTWIVLPVILAGVKDTEVKKKESGLGRLFQKLSKKAWIITLVVLLAFLPGTFFLKADLNILKLYKSYTKVRRNVEKIEEVFGKALPVYVVFESENLFSPDFAQKVLSMEEKLKSKGYDVFSVYDILVKMNERLFKEEGYPKILARALLLKRLLPEEYTSNLISGNTGRAFVFLNDLDRDTLEEVEQTVKESGFQVTGLPYIIKEMNDSIVPQQVLSVVLAVSMVFLLLVLFQKSLATPAKAIVPVLISLVSLFGFMGLSGIPLNLITANMAGIVIGVGIDYAIHVTELFRYYKDLERTVKIASTPILANAFGLSVGLSALILSPFTFHAYLVAIMWVTMTVSSFMSLVILPKLLEMRR is encoded by the coding sequence GTGTTCTCTTTGTTCGAAAAGTACACCTTGTTTGCCTTCAAGAACAGAAAGAAAATCTTCGCTGTTGTACTGATACTGAACATTCTAGCACTCTTTGGTCTTTTTAGACTCAATTTCACAACCGAGTTTTCCATCCTGATGCCCCAGAGATCTCACCAGAAAGAGATCTATGACAAAATGGGCAGTATCTTCAAGAGCGGAGAACAACTTGTGGTGATGGTGAAGACAAGATTCGATCCTCTGAGCGGAGAGGGAATAGATGAGATCTTTAAAATAAAGGAAAAACTTTCCTCCGTTGAAGGTGTAAAGATGATCATTCCTCCCATTCCAGAAAAATTTCCTGCTGGTTTCAGGCTGGTGGGGACAAAAAACATGTCCGAAGAGCAGTACAGAGACTTTCTAAGTTATGTTGAGAACATGAAAGACTTCCTCAACGTGAAGAAAATGGAGGATGGATACTACTCCCTCTTCATGATACTTCCAAGAGACAGTGTAAACCCCAATGAAATCGAAAGAGCCCTCTCAGGATATGAACACTATCTTTCTGGAACGGAGTACCTGGAAGATCAAATATTTCGCTACCTTTTGTTCATGATATTCACACTTCCTCCCCTTGCTATCGTTCTTCTTCTAAACGTTTTTAGAGTGCAGCTTGGAAGGTTCAAATACGCCATCTTATCTCTGATACCGGCAGGATTTGCTGCTCTCTGGACGCTTGGCTACGTGATGGGATGGATGGGGCAGAATCTTTCCATCATCACGGTTCTGGTTCCCATATTCACAATCGTCATGGGAAGTGCCGATGGACTTCACTTCGTCTCGCACTTTCTGGAAAGAAAAAAAGAGGGAGAGAGCACATTCATCGCCATCAAAGACACCCTCGAGAGTGTTGGAAGAGCAATGATCCTCACCACACTCACCACGATGGCAGGATTTCTCTCTTTCCTCACTTTGAACTCTCAGTCCATGAAACAGATGGGACTCCTCGCCGCCATTGGAATTGGCCTTGCGGGAGTTTCAACGTGGATCGTTCTTCCCGTGATACTGGCAGGAGTGAAAGACACCGAGGTCAAAAAGAAAGAAAGTGGTCTGGGCAGACTCTTTCAGAAACTCTCAAAGAAGGCTTGGATCATCACACTGGTTGTTCTTCTTGCCTTTCTTCCAGGAACATTCTTTCTGAAGGCAGACCTCAACATCCTGAAACTCTACAAGAGCTATACAAAGGTCAGAAGGAACGTAGAAAAGATAGAAGAAGTCTTCGGAAAGGCGCTTCCTGTCTATGTTGTCTTCGAGTCTGAAAATCTGTTCTCTCCCGATTTTGCCCAGAAAGTCCTTTCAATGGAAGAGAAACTTAAGAGTAAAGGGTACGATGTCTTCTCTGTCTACGATATCCTTGTGAAGATGAACGAGCGTCTATTCAAAGAAGAGGGTTATCCGAAGATCCTTGCAAGGGCACTGTTACTCAAAAGACTCCTTCCGGAAGAGTACACGAGCAACCTCATATCCGGAAACACAGGAAGGGCCTTCGTCTTTCTGAACGACCTCGACAGAGACACTCTTGAAGAAGTGGAACAAACTGTGAAAGAGAGTGGCTTTCAGGTGACGGGGCTTCCTTACATCATAAAAGAGATGAACGACTCGATCGTTCCTCAGCAGGTACTTTCGGTGGTGCTTGCTGTCAGCATGGTCTTTTTGCTTCTTGTTCTGTTTCAAAAAAGTCTTGCCACTCCAGCAAAGGCGATCGTTCCTGTTTTGATCTCACTTGTGTCTCTTTTTGGTTTCATGGGGCTTTCAGGAATTCCTCTGAACCTGATCACAGCGAACATGGCGGGAATAGTGATCGGCGTGGGTATAGATTACGCCATACACGTAACGGAACTGTTCAGATACTACAAAGATCTGGAAAGGACCGTAAAGATCGCTTCCACACCCATTCTGGCAAACGCCTTTGGTCTTTCTGTGGGTCTTTCCGCGTTGATTCTTTCACCATTCACTTTCCATGCTTATCTTGTTGCGATCATGTGGGTTACAATGACCGTGAGTTCCTTTATGAGTCTTGTGATTCTACCAAAACTTCTGGAGATGAGAAGATGA
- the metE gene encoding 5-methyltetrahydropteroyltriglutamate--homocysteine S-methyltransferase, which yields MYAFGFPKIGEKREFKKALENFWKGKITEEELKEEMNRLRMYMVENYRANVDVIPSNELSYYDFVLDTAIMVGVIPERFGKYEGLSTYFEMARGSKALEMTKYFNTNYHYLVPEIENENFQLFENKPLEDYLFFKSKGIETSPRILGPFSFVYLSKKSGEWIRKPKDIERILGKLLPVYKQILIELMESGCREILVDEPAFVCDLQKDHWLVIENTYEELSIFPLTLFVYYDSISDYKSYVSLPVGRLHLDFVSNTENLRNFEKFGFPSDKELIAGVINGRQPWRANLKKVVELLDKLGASAISNSCPLFHLPITVELENNLPEGLKEKLAFAKEKLEELKMIKEFFEGESQDLPEVSFENFAVNHDVSERIKSFSPDVFKREKEYPERERIQGEKLRLPLFPTTTIGSFPQTVEVRKMRTKYKKGEISKEEYESFIKEQIRKAVELQEEIGLDVLVHGEFERSDMVEFFAEKLDGIATTQNGWVLSYGSRCYRPPIIYGTVTRPEPMSLKEVLYAQSLTEKPVKGMLTGPITIMSWSYYREDIPEKEIAYQIALAINEEVKDLEKAGIKIIQIDEPAFREKAPIKKSKWPEYFEWAINAFNLAANAKAETQIHAHMCYSDFNEIIEYIHRLEFDVISIEASRSKGEIVSAFENFRGWKKQIGVGVWDIHSPSIPSVDEMRSIIERVLMFLPKELIWINPDCGLKTRNWEEVIPSLKNMVALARELRKVYNEN from the coding sequence GTGTACGCATTCGGTTTTCCGAAGATAGGAGAAAAAAGAGAATTCAAAAAAGCCCTAGAAAATTTCTGGAAGGGAAAGATCACAGAAGAAGAGCTCAAAGAGGAGATGAACAGACTTAGAATGTACATGGTAGAAAACTACAGAGCGAACGTGGATGTAATACCCTCAAACGAACTTTCCTACTACGATTTTGTTCTCGACACTGCCATAATGGTGGGGGTAATTCCTGAGCGGTTTGGAAAGTATGAAGGTCTTTCAACCTATTTTGAGATGGCACGTGGAAGTAAAGCGCTCGAGATGACGAAATACTTCAACACGAACTACCATTACCTCGTTCCTGAAATAGAGAATGAGAATTTCCAACTCTTCGAAAACAAACCCTTAGAAGATTATCTTTTCTTCAAGTCAAAGGGAATAGAAACGTCACCGAGAATCTTGGGACCGTTCTCTTTCGTTTATCTTTCCAAAAAAAGCGGTGAATGGATCAGAAAACCAAAGGACATAGAAAGAATTCTTGGAAAACTCCTTCCCGTTTACAAACAAATCCTCATTGAGCTGATGGAGAGTGGTTGTAGAGAGATTCTTGTGGATGAACCCGCTTTTGTTTGTGATCTTCAGAAAGACCACTGGCTTGTAATAGAGAATACATACGAAGAACTTTCGATTTTTCCTCTGACACTTTTCGTTTATTACGACAGTATCTCTGATTACAAGTCCTATGTGTCACTTCCTGTGGGAAGACTCCATCTTGATTTTGTTTCAAACACAGAAAATCTCAGAAACTTCGAAAAGTTCGGTTTTCCCAGCGATAAGGAATTGATAGCCGGTGTCATAAACGGTCGTCAGCCCTGGAGGGCAAACCTCAAAAAAGTAGTAGAGCTTTTAGACAAACTCGGTGCAAGTGCTATCTCAAATTCCTGCCCTCTCTTTCATCTTCCCATAACCGTGGAACTGGAAAACAACCTTCCAGAAGGTCTGAAAGAAAAACTTGCCTTTGCGAAAGAAAAACTCGAAGAGTTGAAAATGATCAAGGAATTCTTCGAAGGAGAAAGTCAGGATCTTCCAGAAGTTAGTTTTGAAAACTTCGCCGTCAACCACGATGTTTCTGAGAGAATAAAGAGTTTCTCCCCAGATGTCTTCAAAAGAGAGAAAGAATATCCGGAGCGTGAGAGAATTCAAGGAGAAAAGCTGAGACTACCTCTTTTTCCAACGACAACGATCGGGTCTTTCCCCCAGACCGTCGAAGTGAGAAAGATGAGAACAAAGTACAAAAAGGGAGAGATTTCCAAAGAAGAATACGAATCTTTCATAAAAGAGCAGATAAGAAAGGCGGTGGAACTCCAGGAGGAGATAGGACTCGATGTTCTGGTGCATGGTGAGTTCGAAAGAAGTGACATGGTGGAGTTCTTTGCAGAGAAACTGGACGGGATCGCCACTACCCAGAACGGATGGGTTCTTTCCTACGGTTCGAGGTGTTACCGTCCTCCTATCATATACGGCACCGTGACAAGGCCAGAACCCATGTCTTTGAAAGAGGTACTCTACGCACAATCTTTGACAGAAAAACCCGTCAAAGGAATGCTTACAGGTCCTATCACCATCATGAGCTGGAGCTATTACAGAGAAGACATTCCGGAGAAAGAGATAGCCTACCAGATCGCCCTTGCGATAAACGAAGAAGTGAAAGACTTGGAGAAAGCCGGGATAAAGATCATCCAGATCGATGAACCTGCGTTCAGGGAAAAAGCACCCATCAAAAAGAGCAAATGGCCAGAATATTTCGAATGGGCAATAAACGCCTTCAACCTGGCTGCGAACGCAAAGGCAGAAACTCAGATCCACGCTCACATGTGCTACTCCGATTTCAACGAGATAATAGAGTACATCCACAGACTGGAGTTCGATGTAATAAGCATCGAAGCTTCAAGGAGCAAAGGAGAGATCGTTTCTGCCTTCGAAAACTTCAGAGGCTGGAAGAAACAAATCGGCGTTGGTGTTTGGGATATTCACTCCCCTAGTATTCCCTCTGTCGATGAAATGAGGAGTATAATAGAGAGGGTGCTCATGTTTCTTCCAAAAGAGCTGATATGGATAAATCCCGATTGTGGCCTGAAGACAAGAAACTGGGAAGAAGTGATACCCTCACTAAAGAACATGGTGGCACTTGCAAGGGAACTGAGAAAGGTGTATAATGAAAATTGA
- a CDS encoding multidrug transporter — MKKASITAGTTLIGLGVGFILFKYSVFYFIASLLIGIGIGLLIEYLLERKIGIVQMFSGLYTSTALPYVT, encoded by the coding sequence ATGAAAAAGGCTAGCATAACCGCTGGAACAACCCTGATAGGACTTGGGGTGGGTTTTATTCTCTTCAAATACTCTGTGTTCTACTTCATCGCATCCCTTCTCATCGGGATCGGTATAGGTTTACTTATCGAGTATCTTCTGGAGAGAAAAATAGGAATCGTTCAGATGTTCTCTGGATTGTACACCAGCACCGCCTTGCCGTACGTTACATAA
- a CDS encoding DUF302 domain-containing protein, translated as MYKQEKQEKYLYSKELDLPFDRAVEIVKERLKSKGFGVISEIRVDRLFREKLGLEIPSQVIIGACNPRFSSRLIAIDPDSAVFLPCNITVYVKDQKTHIDLLSPTKAMSITENRELLDVAKEVENALKEALESV; from the coding sequence ATGTATAAACAAGAAAAACAAGAAAAATATCTTTATTCGAAAGAATTGGATTTGCCTTTCGACAGAGCAGTGGAAATTGTAAAAGAGCGGTTGAAGTCGAAGGGTTTTGGTGTAATTAGTGAGATAAGGGTTGACAGGCTTTTCAGAGAAAAACTTGGCCTTGAGATTCCTTCTCAAGTGATTATTGGAGCGTGTAATCCTCGCTTTTCAAGCAGGCTCATAGCAATAGATCCAGACAGCGCCGTTTTTCTTCCCTGTAACATCACTGTGTACGTGAAGGATCAGAAGACTCACATCGATCTTCTTTCTCCAACAAAAGCCATGAGCATCACTGAAAACAGAGAACTACTCGACGTGGCAAAAGAGGTTGAGAACGCTCTGAAGGAAGCACTCGAATCTGTTTAA
- a CDS encoding cupin domain-containing protein has protein sequence MIVRASELTPERISNMRGGKGEVEMVHLLSKETMHNKARLFARMKLPPGSSVGLHKHEGEFEIYYILSGEGMFHDNGKDIPVKAGDVCFTDSGESHSIENTGDENLEFLAVIILL, from the coding sequence ATGATTGTGAGAGCTTCTGAACTCACCCCCGAAAGGATATCAAACATGCGGGGCGGTAAAGGAGAAGTAGAGATGGTGCATCTTCTCTCCAAGGAGACTATGCACAACAAAGCAAGACTCTTTGCCAGAATGAAACTTCCTCCTGGATCTTCGGTGGGACTTCACAAGCACGAAGGAGAGTTCGAAATCTACTACATCCTCTCCGGAGAAGGAATGTTCCATGACAACGGAAAAGATATCCCTGTGAAGGCAGGAGACGTGTGTTTTACAGATTCAGGTGAATCGCACTCCATAGAAAACACAGGAGACGAGAATCTGGAGTTTCTGGCAGTGATCATTTTGCTTTGA